The sequence CAAACTCCTTTACTTTTTGCGAGATTGATTTCCTAAGATCACCTCTATGCTCGAAGTCGCAAAAAGTGCGTTTGGACGCTGAGAAACGCTCGTATCCAATGCTGACAGCTAGAGGCTAGTCGCTTCCCCATCGTCACGAGTCGCCAAGCATCGTAAAGTCAAGAAGTCGATGGTCTCGGAAATAAAATGCACCGATCCATCTAACATTAGCCCGAATACTCCACCAGGATGTAATGAAGTCAATGGATTCTTGGGCCTCGGGGATTATCCTCGACCCCATTCAATTCAAAAGTACGGCTGTTGGGTAGATATCTGATCGTAGTCATATTCCAAGACGACGGAGAAGATCCTGGTTTGCACTCTTCCGGCGATCCACCTAAACTGAAGGGGAGTTACATCGGCGGAATGATTCCAAGTATTCCTATCCGTTCGGTCGATACCAACTGATTCCTGCAACGCGTAGGGATTTCTGATGCAACTGGTTCTTCGACATATATCTGCACCGGAAATCGGCCGGTCGAACCTGGGTGAATTACTGATTTGCTCACAGCCCGATGCGGCAAACGCGCGTCGTGCTTTCGCCGAACTTGCCTTCCGCGAAGGCCCGTCGGCGTTTCCTCAAGGAACCGAACCAATCGTAGCGATCGTCGTCTCTGCCGATCCCACACTAGATGACGTCTTGGCCGCTGAGTTCGTACAGCGACAACTCGCCGGTGAGAAACTACCTGCCGGCTGCGCCGGTTTCGCAAGCTACGCAGCGCTTAATCGTGAAGCACTTAGGCCTGGCAACGTGTCGTTGGAAACTTCGCTTAAAGGTATCTTCATGGCCCTGCGTCAATCGGCCGGGCCAGACCTTTCGGTTGCGTCCGCTGGCGCCGCGTTTTTAGCTCGTTGGCGCATGCTTGCCGATCGCATCATCGCCGCCGCGCAGGCCGGTGTCGATCCATTCAACAGCCCATTTCCCGCAACTGATATTGAATTCGCTCGCGAACGTGCTTTTCTTAAGCACGATCGCGAAGTGTTTGCCGAAGATGTCAGGCGTGGCCAAGTGTGGCCAGTTCAGCTTCCCGGAGCGCCGCGGAAATCGCTCGGCCTGTACCTTCGCAACCCGAAAAGTTTGCTGTTCTGCGATTGGTGCCGCGAGCCACAGCCGGCGTTGCAAGGCAAGCCGTATTTGTTTTTGGCGGTCTACGACGAAACCACGCCGTGGAAATGGATCTTCTCCACCGACCCTGTCCACAAACTACCGCTTCTGGGCTTGTATGAGCAATTGCAAGCGGCCGAAACGGCGCACGCTTCCGCTGCCAGGCGTGATCGTCGCTGGTTCGACGGCGCGGCGTTTGGAAACACCCTCATTGCCGCGCCGAAAAACGGCACCGCGCTCAGCGATTCCCAGGTGATACAAATTGTCCGCAGTTGGGTGCATGCCACGCCGGATAGTGGGAAAAGCTTCCTGAGAAGGATCGAGCCGCCGCGAATAAGACTTCGCACAATCGGTGCGGTAATCACAATCGGACTGGTCATCGCGCTCATTTACGGACTATTTCACAACTCAATGGACAGTCGCCGCCCGCCCACGCAGGATGCACGACAGGGCGCCGATTCGCGACTAGCATTCGCCTTCGACGAACCCGTCCCCACTGGTGGCACGCGCCAAATCACCCTTGTCGAGGATCCGAAGCAATTCGACGAAGGACAAAAATGGGCCGTCGTCATCGGCTGCAACGCATACGATGACCGAACGGTTCCCCGACTCAATTACAGCGTGGCCGACGCCAGGCTCCTCAAGGACGATTTGACCAAGTACTGCGGTTATCCGGAGCAGCATATTCTGCTTATGACCGACGACGTGGATCGGCCACTACAGCCAGAGCGGAACCACCTCACTGACCAAATGAAGGATTGGTTTGCCAATTGCAAGGTCGGCGACACGGCTTTGTTGTTCTTCGCCGGCCACGGAATGATCGGTGAAGATGGTTCCGGGTATGTCATGCCGCTGGATTGGTCGCACGATAATCCCAAGCTCACTGCGGTGCGCATTAACGAACTGCGCGACGCATTGCGCGATTGCCACGCCACCCAAAAACTTTTAATTCTCGATTGCTGCCATGCCGGATCGGGCGAACGTAGCAACAACAATCAGGCCTTTGCCCCATCCATTGAAGGCGCGGGACCGGCCTTGCACGGCGAAGGACTCATAACGCTCGCCAGTTGCATGTATAACGAAACTTCGAAGGAATTCCCCGCGCAAAAACACGGGCTTTTCACTTATTACTTGACTAAGGGTTTAGAGGGGGCCGCCGATCTGAACGGCGATCATATTATCCTCAGCAGCGAATTGTACGACTACTTGTGCG comes from Pirellulales bacterium and encodes:
- a CDS encoding H-X9-DG-CTERM domain-containing protein gives rise to the protein MTSLHPGGVFGLMLDGSVHFISETIDFLTLRCLATRDDGEATSL
- a CDS encoding SUMF1/EgtB/PvdO family nonheme iron enzyme, translated to MQLVLRHISAPEIGRSNLGELLICSQPDAANARRAFAELAFREGPSAFPQGTEPIVAIVVSADPTLDDVLAAEFVQRQLAGEKLPAGCAGFASYAALNREALRPGNVSLETSLKGIFMALRQSAGPDLSVASAGAAFLARWRMLADRIIAAAQAGVDPFNSPFPATDIEFARERAFLKHDREVFAEDVRRGQVWPVQLPGAPRKSLGLYLRNPKSLLFCDWCREPQPALQGKPYLFLAVYDETTPWKWIFSTDPVHKLPLLGLYEQLQAAETAHASAARRDRRWFDGAAFGNTLIAAPKNGTALSDSQVIQIVRSWVHATPDSGKSFLRRIEPPRIRLRTIGAVITIGLVIALIYGLFHNSMDSRRPPTQDARQGADSRLAFAFDEPVPTGGTRQITLVEDPKQFDEGQKWAVVIGCNAYDDRTVPRLNYSVADARLLKDDLTKYCGYPEQHILLMTDDVDRPLQPERNHLTDQMKDWFANCKVGDTALLFFAGHGMIGEDGSGYVMPLDWSHDNPKLTAVRINELRDALRDCHATQKLLILDCCHAGSGERSNNNQAFAPSIEGAGPALHGEGLITLASCMYNETSKEFPAQKHGLFTYYLTKGLEGAADLNGDHIILSSELYDYLCDTVSLAAQRDLHTTSQRPVEIKGQDVAGMFVLARTRPLPASPSNNALAPSSKPAATTTSQIALSRSATSPESNSPPATPIQPGPTITNSIGLKLTLIPAGEFMMGTGETTEQLRQAFPYAQPEWMLDDRPQHRVRITKPFYLGTYAVTLGQFLDFYHSMKHSDSAYKCECEKDDKGGWGYDPKDKAGPLLRATRFVPWNTGFEQTNNHPVVNVSWNDAHAFCQWLSKKEGRKYRLPTEAEWEYAARAGTTTHYYFGDDPETLSKYENVADSSSKEKFPGFSAIASRDGFVFTAPVGSFRPNAFGLYDMLGNVEQWCSDWYSEDYSSSKADDPQGWPQGSERVLRGGTWNNDAFHCRCAFRDNHDPSRCTYDIGFRVVCEQ